The Acropora palmata chromosome 10, jaAcrPala1.3, whole genome shotgun sequence genome contains a region encoding:
- the LOC141895518 gene encoding very-long-chain enoyl-CoA reductase-like, which produces MGERPFSAAIVFCLLWLALAYICNVVILPEWNTLNIALCSIAVALSGMNYVNEYLGKFPLSYSKFAPEGQMNPRLGWALCYGLPAVVQIALWYSAGMPQSTYQLVAMGTYVVHFLKRVLEALFVHKYSKKWSFFSALQVSLFYTLGSAVQHYWCNLYTDEDLAAKLSSDDLALIVGFVLYLIGEFLNGYHHYELACLRPAAGSATYSVPESALFRFVVCPHYCFELVAWFGMAVVCQHFGIYLGWMVMVTYLAGRSHQTQQWYQKKIDNFPTDRRNMFPGIY; this is translated from the exons ATGGGTGAAAGACCATTTTCAGCAGCAATTGTGTTTTGTCTCTTATGGCTGGCGTTGGCTTATATCTGTAACGTTGTGATCCTACCAGAGTGGAACACCCTAAACATCGCATTGTgttccatagctgtggctctGAGCGGTATGAACTATGTCAATGAATATTTGGGAAAGTTTCCACTAAGCTACAG CAAATTTGCCCCTGAGGGCCAAATGAATCCACGTTTGGGTTGGGCATTGTGTTACGGCTTGCCAGCTGTCGTGCAGATTGCACTGTGGTATTCTGCTGGAATGCCACAGTCAACATATCAGTTAGTGGCGATGGGGACCTATGTTGtccattttttgaaaagagtACTGGAGGCGTTATTTGTGCACAAGTATTCGAAAAAATGGAGTTTTTTCTCAGCATTGCAG GTTTCTCTGTTTTACACCCTTGGTTCAGCTGTGCAACACTATTGGTGCAACCTGTACACAGATGAGGATCTTGCTGCTAAGCTGTCATCTGATGACTTGGCATTGattgttggctttgttttgtatttgatTGGGGAATTTCTGAATGGGTATCACCACTACGAGTTGGCCTGTCTGCGTCCTGCAGCTGGTTCTGCAACTTATTCAGTTCCAGAGAGCGCACTTTTTCGTTTTGTCGTGTGCCCACACTACTGTTT TGAGTTGGTGGCATGGTTTGGTATGGCTGTGGTCTGTCAACACTTTGGAATTTACTTGGGCTGGATGGTAATGGTAACCTACTTAGCAGGAAGAAGTCACCAGACACAGCAGTGGTATCAGAAAAAGATAGACAACTTTCCCACTGACAGGAGGAATATGTTTCCTGGAATctactga